The following coding sequences lie in one Spirosoma sp. KUDC1026 genomic window:
- a CDS encoding type III pantothenate kinase, with protein MINLVIDWGNTRLKAGWFAGDQLIEISRYESIDELLNDSGVRQAAQPINRHVLVSSTAQSAALIGQGLGRLNYTVLVLNGQTPLPIRNGYGTPQTLGADRVAAAVGAAALFPERDCLILDLGTCLTADLIDREGTFQGGLISPGLRMRLRAMHEQTARLPLIDWKPDELTDWPSPTAKNTRDAMLSGVLNGLLLEMNGLIDQYRHDRPEMVVVLCGGDASVFESRLKPPIFAMPELVLTGLNRILRYNVENLQANTPDVNA; from the coding sequence ATGATAAATCTGGTTATCGACTGGGGCAATACCCGATTAAAAGCTGGCTGGTTTGCGGGTGACCAGCTGATCGAAATAAGCCGCTACGAATCCATTGACGAACTGCTGAACGACAGCGGTGTCCGGCAGGCGGCACAACCGATAAACCGACATGTGCTGGTGTCATCGACCGCGCAGTCGGCAGCACTAATCGGGCAGGGGCTGGGGCGGCTTAATTATACGGTTCTCGTGCTGAACGGGCAAACACCATTGCCTATACGTAACGGTTACGGGACGCCACAAACGCTGGGTGCCGATCGGGTAGCGGCCGCGGTAGGGGCGGCCGCCCTGTTTCCGGAGCGGGACTGTCTGATCCTGGACCTGGGCACCTGCCTGACGGCGGACCTGATCGACCGGGAAGGCACCTTTCAGGGGGGGCTTATTTCGCCGGGCCTGCGCATGCGCCTGCGGGCTATGCACGAACAGACGGCCCGTTTGCCGCTGATCGACTGGAAACCGGACGAGTTGACTGACTGGCCATCGCCGACGGCCAAGAACACGCGCGATGCTATGTTGAGTGGCGTACTGAATGGATTGTTACTCGAAATGAATGGACTAATCGATCAGTACCGCCACGATCGGCCCGAAATGGTCGTAGTACTATGTGGGGGCGACGCGTCCGTTTTTGAAAGTCGTCTGAAACCCCCGATATTTGCAATGCCCGAGTTGGTGCTCACTGGATTGAATCGAATTTTACGGTATAATGTTGAGAATTTACAAGCGAATACGCCGGACGTTAACGCATAG
- the rho gene encoding transcription termination factor Rho: MYNIEELNTKLLSELRPIAEKFGISDSAKYPKKELIYKILSEQAVLPASETPAEAEPATDAAPKRTRRKATPAAVEADSTDTAKPARKTAVATDGPDSNRTRQRVRRDAGAADLPAPTPEDGMTTTAETEAVETKPGTFPSDAQAETPQVTATQPEASAERTETPEPAARPRTNNGFANRANEPRENRESRFANRPDQNRTRTPRPEGSFDTPRENRDNNRSRPDNGRDNNRRDGQRPRTHRQPVEDTTASYQGPSDDEFLTPTVVSEDNAANMQSADAASATEAATPAETSTESQHQQPATQQQPQVQQISREAQEYQNRIRRQYNQHIREFDGIIDNEGVLEIMQDGGYGFLRSADYNYLASPDDIYVSPSQIKLFGLKTGDTVRGAIRPPKEGEKYFALLRVSTVNGKTTEEIRDRIPFEYLTPLFPDEQLHLSNRPENYSSRVLDLFAPIGKGQRGMIVAQPKTGKTVLLKEIANAITKNHPEVYLIVLLIDERPEEVTDMARSVNAEVISSTFDEQADRHVKVSSMVLEKAKRMVECGHDVVILLDSITRLARAYNTVVPSSGKILSGGVDANALHRPKRFFGAARNVENGGSLTIIATALIDTGSKMDEVIFEEFKGTGNMELQLDRKLANKRVYPAVDVMASGTRREDLLLDKETLQRVWILRKHMADMNPMETMDFLLERMKGTRSNEEFLISMNR; the protein is encoded by the coding sequence ATGTACAACATTGAAGAACTGAATACGAAGCTGTTATCCGAGCTTCGGCCGATTGCCGAGAAATTCGGAATCAGCGATTCTGCCAAATACCCCAAAAAAGAACTTATTTATAAAATCCTGAGCGAGCAGGCTGTTCTGCCAGCGTCGGAAACTCCAGCCGAAGCGGAACCAGCAACCGACGCAGCCCCCAAGCGGACCCGTCGCAAGGCAACGCCCGCTGCCGTTGAGGCAGACAGCACCGATACGGCTAAACCCGCCCGTAAAACAGCAGTCGCTACCGACGGTCCGGATAGTAATCGTACCCGGCAGCGTGTTCGGCGGGACGCCGGAGCCGCCGATCTGCCCGCCCCAACGCCTGAGGATGGCATGACAACGACGGCCGAAACGGAAGCGGTTGAAACCAAACCCGGTACGTTCCCCAGCGACGCACAGGCCGAAACGCCACAAGTTACTGCCACCCAGCCCGAAGCTTCCGCCGAGCGTACTGAAACACCGGAACCTGCGGCACGTCCCCGGACGAACAATGGATTTGCCAATCGCGCGAACGAGCCACGCGAAAATCGGGAAAGCCGCTTTGCGAACCGGCCCGATCAGAACCGCACCCGGACCCCGCGTCCGGAAGGCTCGTTTGATACCCCGCGGGAGAACCGGGATAACAACCGGTCGCGTCCTGACAACGGCCGGGATAATAACCGGCGCGATGGCCAGCGCCCCCGCACCCACCGGCAACCTGTTGAAGACACGACCGCTTCTTACCAGGGTCCATCGGACGATGAATTTCTGACACCAACGGTTGTTTCGGAGGATAACGCAGCCAACATGCAGTCTGCAGATGCAGCTTCCGCAACCGAAGCGGCAACGCCAGCGGAGACCTCTACGGAATCGCAGCACCAGCAACCCGCTACGCAGCAGCAACCCCAGGTGCAGCAGATCTCACGCGAAGCTCAGGAATACCAGAACCGCATTCGTCGGCAGTACAACCAGCATATCCGGGAGTTCGATGGGATCATCGACAACGAAGGTGTCCTGGAAATCATGCAGGACGGTGGCTACGGCTTCTTACGGTCGGCGGATTACAACTACCTCGCCAGCCCCGACGATATTTACGTATCACCCTCCCAGATCAAACTGTTCGGCCTGAAAACCGGCGATACGGTTCGGGGTGCTATCCGGCCCCCGAAAGAAGGTGAGAAATACTTTGCTCTGCTACGTGTCTCGACCGTCAATGGTAAAACGACCGAAGAGATCCGGGATCGGATTCCGTTCGAATACCTGACGCCATTATTCCCCGACGAACAGCTTCACCTCAGCAACCGCCCGGAAAACTACTCGTCGCGGGTGCTGGATCTGTTCGCGCCCATCGGGAAAGGCCAGCGGGGCATGATCGTGGCTCAGCCCAAAACGGGTAAAACGGTGCTCCTGAAGGAAATTGCCAACGCCATCACCAAGAACCACCCCGAGGTGTACCTCATCGTTCTCCTGATCGACGAACGTCCAGAGGAGGTGACGGATATGGCCCGCAGCGTTAACGCCGAAGTTATTTCGTCCACGTTTGATGAACAGGCGGACCGGCACGTAAAAGTGTCGAGCATGGTACTGGAAAAAGCGAAGCGGATGGTTGAATGCGGTCACGACGTCGTAATTCTGCTCGATTCAATCACCCGTCTGGCCCGGGCGTATAACACGGTTGTGCCATCGTCGGGCAAAATCCTGTCGGGTGGTGTAGATGCCAACGCCCTGCACCGGCCTAAGCGTTTCTTCGGGGCGGCTCGGAACGTGGAGAACGGCGGTTCGCTAACTATTATCGCTACGGCTCTGATCGATACGGGTTCGAAAATGGACGAAGTTATCTTCGAGGAATTCAAAGGTACCGGTAACATGGAGCTTCAGCTCGACCGGAAACTGGCGAACAAACGGGTTTACCCGGCCGTGGACGTCATGGCCTCGGGTACACGTCGGGAAGACCTACTGCTGGATAAGGAAACGCTGCAACGCGTCTGGATTTTACGCAAGCACATGGCCGACATGAATCCTATGGAAACCATGGATTTCCTGCTCGAGCGCATGAAAGGCACCCGCAGCAACGAAGAGTTCCTGATTTCGATGAACCGATAA